The genomic stretch ATCGATGGGATAGTTTTTTAGTAGAGTCTCAACGGGGTTAAAGGgagcaaattttcaattttaaaaatggaGTAACGCAGTtggccaaaaaccaaaaaagtagATGAAGATAATTAATGTTAAATTGGTGGAAACTCTGATgtgtttttggtgttttctctttctataaATGATTATAACGAAGAAAATCAATCAGAATGCAGAAAGTTACAGTAATCGACACTTGCGTCTTCTTGTGACATCGATTATGGAGCTCAACTGGTCATGCGTCATGACAAGGGTTTTAATAATTCATGTAAAGGTCATGTCCCATTCGTTGCAGATACGAAAATGATCTACCTGCCGTCGACGTCTTTGTGTGCACGGCCGACCCGGAAGCCGAGCCACCGGCGATGGTGGTTAGCACCGTCCTCTCGGCCATGTCCTTCAATTATCCACCGGAGAAGCTGAGCGTCTATCTCTCGGACGATGGAGGGTCGGCATTGACATTCTACGCACTGCTGGAGGCCTCGAAATTCTCCAAGTGTTGGATCCCTTTCTGCAAGAAATTCAAGGCCGAACCGAGGTCTCCCGGGGCCTATTTCGCCAGCCATTCCGACATGGGACGAGAAGACGCCACGGCCGGAGAAGAATGGTTCGCTACGAGGGTAAGTTTCTAGTCTCTCTAGGCACTGGTGCTCGCTCATGCACGCGTAAAAATATTGAGGCGTTGTTATTTCACCATTAaaattccatcttcttcttctgctacaAAGAAACTGTATGAAGATATGAAGCATCGGATTGAAGAAGCCATGGAAAGGGGCAGCGTTCCGATGGAAGTGAAGGAGCAACATGAAGGTTTCTCGGAATGGAATAATCCAACCGTGACAAAGCGGGATCACCAGTCAATTGTGAAGGTAAAGCATTGtaaattaattgattaatcaattaattaattaattaaccttactaatttcattaaaaaaatacttgACATTATGTAAGtttccaataattttttttttgtcagatcgTAATTGATGGGAGACAAGGGGATGCTGTGGATGATGTTGGATGCAGACTACCAACGTTAGTGTACTTGGCACGAGAGAAGAGACCTCAATGCCCTCACAATTTTAAGGCTGGCTCTATGAATGCTCTGGTACTCTATATCCTTTAGTCTGATAATAAttcgaggaaagaaagaaatggataCACATTAGGTTTATCTCATCGTCGAATCCGACAAAAGAAACCAAACATGATGTGCGCTGTCTACTGAAATGAATCGAAACaatgtctttttgtttttcttatccGACATTATTTCACAAAACATAAATCAAATAACCTCACTTGAGTATATATTTCAACGTGGTCAGTATCCATTCGTTCAATTAAGCATAGTGTCACGGGTCTTCAAACTTTCCTATTAACATATTTTACCTTAACAATAAGTCTTTTCTAGTAATACGATGATTTAGTTTCATATTGCAATATTGCCTAATTATGTCTAGTTTGTGATTTTCATGCACAGATTAGAGTGTCATCCGTGATAAGCAATGCGCCCGTAATCCTCAACCTAGACTGCGACATGTACTCCAACGACTCGGATTCAGTACGAGATGCGCTGTGCTTCTTCATGGACGAAGAGAGAGGCCACCAAATGGGTTTCGTGCAATATCCTCAAAACTTCGACAACATTACGAAAAACGACATCTACTTCAACGTTTCTAGGGTTACCAATGAGGTAAAAGTCATCATCCATTCTTTCTCCTGCAGTGAGATTCAACTTGGTAGATATGAGATTTTGTAAAGGATCACTATTAACCgtcttaaaaacttaagctgttaaattaaagtgtgatttaatatttaattattgtaTTGCTTCTAGTCACGCTTAATCTAATCTTTTTGCATGAGgcttgaaaatattcaaaatgagATTCCGTGAAAGCATTCCCAACTGTTTTAAAAATCTTAAGCTGTTAGACGAAAAcgcgatttaatatttaattattctatcatatAGATGAAACCAACGGCTACCAAAGTGGGAAATGATTTTTCCATATGAAACGGCCCAGAACCGGTTCCTTTGCACACCCCTCGCTTACGCTGTTGGACGAATGAGCCGTTTAATATTTAGCTTATGATACCATTATAAATGTAACTGGTGGAGTAACACGTTTGATGTTTTGGGTGCTGGAACGGGAAGATTGAGCTAAGAGAAGTGGGTGGATATGAAGCTGCTCCGTACTGCGGGACCGGATGCTTCCACAGAAGAGAGAGCCTCTGCGGGAGACAGTACTCCCGAGACCGGGAACCAGAATGGAGCTGTGAAGCTAGGACTAGGAGGGATGAAACTGTCGAGAGACTCGAGGAAGACTCGAAACTTGTTGCTGACTGCTCTTACGAGAAGGGTAGTCAATGGGGGAAGGAGGTCTGTCTCTCTCAAACACGCACACATTTCTGATGTTTCGCTGTCCTTGAAGATGCCTACACATGATGTTTCAACGCTTTTGCAGATGGGAGTGTCGTACGGGAATGCGGTAGAAGACATAGTGACGGGCCTGAGGATCCTGTCCCGGGGATGGAGGTCCGTGTACTACAACCCGAAGCGAGAGGCCTTCTTGGGCGTGGCTCCCAACACGCTCGACCTCTCGCTCGTCCAGTTCAAGAGATGGTCGGAGGGCATGTTCCAGATATTCATCTCCAAGTACTGCCCCCTCGCCATCGGACATGGCCACATCCCCTTCGGAGCTCGGTTGGGTTACTGCATCTACCTCTTGTGGGcgcctctctccctccccacGCTCTTCTATGTCGCCGTCCCTCCCGTCTGCTTGCTTCGTGGCGTCTCCCTGTTCCCTCGCGTGATTCTCTCGTCTCCCTCTTCATGCTCTTCCATCGATGGTCCCCGTTGCCGCATCTGagtcttttcttttggggggtTGCAGGTCGGGAGCCCGTGGTTCGTGCCGTTCGCGTGCGTGTTCCTAGCCAGAAACGCTTATAGCCTGGCCGAGGCCGTGAGTTGCGGAGCCACGCCCAGAGCATGGTGGAACGCCCAGCGGATGCTCCTGATCCGAAG from Rhodamnia argentea isolate NSW1041297 chromosome 2, ASM2092103v1, whole genome shotgun sequence encodes the following:
- the LOC115735822 gene encoding cellulose synthase-like protein E6 isoform X1; this translates as MAVESRERGGGQGLPLFETKKLGGARIGHKVFAATILGCLGWIWVYRSLHLPRPGEKGRWAWVGMFVAEVLFGLYWVVTQSVRWNAVCQYPFKERLSQRSCPIRCRYENDLPAVDVFVCTADPEAEPPAMVVSTVLSAMSFNYPPEKLSVYLSDDGGSALTFYALLEASKFSKCWIPFCKKFKAEPRSPGAYFASHSDMGREDATAGEEWFATRKLYEDMKHRIEEAMERGSVPMEVKEQHEGFSEWNNPTVTKRDHQSIVKIVIDGRQGDAVDDVGCRLPTLVYLAREKRPQCPHNFKAGSMNALIRVSSVISNAPVILNLDCDMYSNDSDSVRDALCFFMDEERGHQMGFVQYPQNFDNITKNDIYFNVSRVTNEIELREVGGYEAAPYCGTGCFHRRESLCGRQYSRDREPEWSCEARTRRDETVERLEEDSKLVADCSYEKGSQWGKEMGVSYGNAVEDIVTGLRILSRGWRSVYYNPKREAFLGVAPNTLDLSLVQFKRWSEGMFQIFISKYCPLAIGHGHIPFGARLGYCIYLLWAPLSLPTLFYVAVPPVCLLRGVSLFPRVGSPWFVPFACVFLARNAYSLAEAVSCGATPRAWWNAQRMLLIRRTTAFFFAFADAVLNRLGLSQIAFDLTVKVATEDTAARYEKEIMDFSGSSMMFVSIATLALLNLFCLVGGMMKFGVDFKFTGQMVLGGLVVLLNSPVYHALFIRRDKGCFLASVVFKSSVLASVACLIGNLMG
- the LOC115735822 gene encoding cellulose synthase-like protein E6 isoform X2, with amino-acid sequence MAVESRERGGGQGLPLFETKKLGGARIGHKVFAATILGCLGWIWVYRSLHLPRPGEKGRWAWVGMFVAEVLFGLYWVVTQSVRWNAVCQYPFKERLSQRYENDLPAVDVFVCTADPEAEPPAMVVSTVLSAMSFNYPPEKLSVYLSDDGGSALTFYALLEASKFSKCWIPFCKKFKAEPRSPGAYFASHSDMGREDATAGEEWFATRKLYEDMKHRIEEAMERGSVPMEVKEQHEGFSEWNNPTVTKRDHQSIVKIVIDGRQGDAVDDVGCRLPTLVYLAREKRPQCPHNFKAGSMNALIRVSSVISNAPVILNLDCDMYSNDSDSVRDALCFFMDEERGHQMGFVQYPQNFDNITKNDIYFNVSRVTNEIELREVGGYEAAPYCGTGCFHRRESLCGRQYSRDREPEWSCEARTRRDETVERLEEDSKLVADCSYEKGSQWGKEMGVSYGNAVEDIVTGLRILSRGWRSVYYNPKREAFLGVAPNTLDLSLVQFKRWSEGMFQIFISKYCPLAIGHGHIPFGARLGYCIYLLWAPLSLPTLFYVAVPPVCLLRGVSLFPRVGSPWFVPFACVFLARNAYSLAEAVSCGATPRAWWNAQRMLLIRRTTAFFFAFADAVLNRLGLSQIAFDLTVKVATEDTAARYEKEIMDFSGSSMMFVSIATLALLNLFCLVGGMMKFGVDFKFTGQMVLGGLVVLLNSPVYHALFIRRDKGCFLASVVFKSSVLASVACLIGNLMG